The genomic interval GTGGGCGGGCCCGCCGTCGGCGACCTCGAGGCGACCTTCCGGGAGCGCTGGGAGGACCCGACACCGCCCTCCCTGGACCCGCTCTCACGAATCCAGGCGCGCATCCACCGCGACGACCAGCACGCCGAGCCGCTCCCGCTGCAGGAGCCCGATCCGGACCCCTCGGGCACGGTCGACGTGCAGGTGCTGCGCACCTACCCGCACAAGCGACCCCGCTTCCCCTTCGCGCCCTCGGGCGAGCGGAGCATCGCCCGCGCCTACGTGAAGGCGGTCCCGCGCGCCGAGCGGATCATCTACCTCGAGGACCAGTACATCTGGTCGCCCGAGGTGCTCTCGTGCTTCGCCGACGCGCTGCGCCAGCACCCCGGCACCCACCTGGTGATCGTCCTGTCGACCTTCACCACCGCGGACACGACGATCGCGAACGCGAGCGCCATGAGCTCGCGGAACGCCGCCCTGGACCTGCTGCACGAGGCGGGCGGCGAGCGCGTGCACGTGTTCGGGATCGAGAACCACGACGGCACACCGGTGTACGTGCACTCGAAGGTGTGCCTCGTGGACGACGTCTGGATGACCGTGGGCTCGGACAACGTGAACCTGCGCTCCTGGACCTACGACACCGAGATCGCGTGCGCGCTCGTGGACCAGCGTGAGGATCCGCGCGAGCCCACGCGCCTGCGCTCCGACGACGACCTCGCCCGGGTCCTCCCCCGCGACGTGCGTCTCGAGCTCGCGCGCGAGCACCTGGATCGGGCCGACGGTGACGACGCAGACCTCGTGGACCCGGACGCCATGGTGCGGGCGTTCGAGGAGAGCGCCGCACGGCTCGACGCCTGGCACGACGGCGGGAAGCAGGGCCCGCGGCCCGCG from Brachybacterium kimchii carries:
- a CDS encoding phospholipase D family protein translates to MSTDDWFLSTIERGNTFTRLDHRHEGRALTSGNTARVHVHGADYFARLRELITAQGPGDLLLFTDWRGDPDERVGEDELTIVELIADAARRGVIVKALFWRSHLDSIHYSEEENRSLADTVRAAGGEVILDQRVLPLGSQHQKFLVLRHPGHPERDAGFCGGIDLCHTRRDDARHLGDPQTVSMGAIWGGTPAWHDLMVEVGGPAVGDLEATFRERWEDPTPPSLDPLSRIQARIHRDDQHAEPLPLQEPDPDPSGTVDVQVLRTYPHKRPRFPFAPSGERSIARAYVKAVPRAERIIYLEDQYIWSPEVLSCFADALRQHPGTHLVIVLSTFTTADTTIANASAMSSRNAALDLLHEAGGERVHVFGIENHDGTPVYVHSKVCLVDDVWMTVGSDNVNLRSWTYDTEIACALVDQREDPREPTRLRSDDDLARVLPRDVRLELAREHLDRADGDDADLVDPDAMVRAFEESAARLDAWHDGGKQGPRPAGRLRRYVQTPIPARELPLGRLVYKIADDPDARPRRLRGTDWF